The following are from one region of the Bos mutus isolate GX-2022 chromosome 18, NWIPB_WYAK_1.1, whole genome shotgun sequence genome:
- the ZBTB32 gene encoding zinc finger and BTB domain-containing protein 32 gives MEDCEVRGGASSRVGGPGAPAAVQSMRCPGGSYNRLEYAVPPSPFHHGPYTVAFLSEPLRLVPRQGTMPLSPTRLPSPYASDRLVRLAARLRPALCDTLITVGSQEFPAHSLVLAGVSQQLGRRGRWAVVKGISPSTFAQLLHFVYGESLELHPGELGPLEEAARTLGVQSLEEACFRARRDMAREELGPGLKKQQEELEKPTRDSMRGVGAFGEKQRPEKFVRAGGKEQETLHRPRPPRESPDTAEAILEGRGEQMRPKEQLHQALVGHGRVGGKQEVVMWLRDSARGSEESLREFPGPLPPAGSFQTGITPSPWWAEAPWLGEGQSALWSILLLPPRYGTPFSHSIPMTGAWQEVWPPDQRIPLSLNLHKGLWSQNQLASSSPTPGSLPQVPTQLSPGEKEESDQRRTGELATCVGQVGTASHPSLPHPPPPTPARSRPYSCSVCGKRFSLKHQMETHYRVHTGEKPFSCSLCPQRSRDFSAMTKHLRTHGAAPYRCPLCQAGCPSLASMQAHMRGHSPSQLPPGWTIRSTFLYSSSSRPSRASTSPSRPSSSTT, from the exons ATGGAAGACTGTGAAGTCAGGGGCGGGGCTAGCTCCAGAGTAGGGGGGCCAGGAGCCCCAGCAGCAGTTCAGAGCATGCGGTGTCCAGGAGGAAGCTACAACCG GCTTGAGTATGCggttcctccctcccctttccacCATGGACCCTACACTGTGGCCTTTCTCTCAGAACCTCTGAGATTGGTACCCAGGCAAGGCACAATGCCCCTGTCCCCAACAAGACTGCCTAGTCCCTATGCTTCTGATCGGCTGGTACGGCTAGCAGCCAGGCTCCGGCCAGCACTATGTGATACCCTGATCACAGTGGGCAGCCAGGAGTTCCCTGCCCACAGCCTGGTGCTGGCAGGTGTGAGCCAGCAACTGGGTCGCAGGGGCCGCTGGGCTGTGGTGAAAGGCATCAGCCCTTCCACCTTTGCCCAACTTCTGCACTTTGTTTATGGGGAGAGTCTAGAGCTGCATCCTGGGGAACTGGGGCCCCTTGAGGAGGCAGCCAGAACACTGGGGGTGCAGTCCCTGGAAGAGGCATGCTTTAGGGCTCGAAGGGACATGGCCAGAGAAGAGCTGGGTCCAGGGCTGAAGAAACAACAGGAGGAGCTAGAGAAACCCACAAGGGACTCGATGAGAGGCGTGGGGGCCTTTGGGGAGAAGCAGAGACCAGAGAAGTTTGTTAGGGCTGGTGGGAAAGAGCAGGAGACGTTGCACAGGCCGCGGCCACCAAGAGAGAGCCCTGACACGGCAGAGGCGATTCTGGAGGGTCGAGGGGAGCAGATGAGACCAAAGGAGCAACTCCACCAAGCCCTTGTTGGCCACGGCAGAGTCGGTGGGAAGCAAGAAGTAGTCATGTGGTTGAGGGACAGTGCAAGGGGCTCTGAGGAAAGTCTGCGGGAGTTCCCTGGCCCCCTTCCCCCAGCAGGTTCCTTCCAGACTGGCATCACCCCCAGCCCTTGGTGGGCTGAGGCCCCTTGGTTGGGGGAGGGCCAGTCTGCCCTGTGGAGCATCCTTCTGTTGCCGCCTAGATATGGCACTCCCTTCTCCCATAGCATCCCTATGACTGGAGCCTGGCAAGAGGTCTGGCCTCCGGACCAGAG GATCCCACTGTCCCTGAACCTCCACAAAGGCCTTTGGAGCCAGAACCAGTtggcctcctccagccccaccccag GTTCCCTCCCCCAGGTCCCCACACAGCTCAGCCCTGGGGAGAAGGAAGAGTCTGATCAGAGGCGCACAG GTGAACTAGCAACCTGTGTGGGTCAGGTCGGCACCGCAAGCCATCCATCTCTcccacaccctcccccacccactcctGCTCGGTCTCGGCCCTATTCTTGCTCTGTCTGTGGGAAGAGGTTTTCACTCAAACATCAGATGGAGACGCACTACCGTGTCCACACAG GAGAGAAGCCCTTCTCCTGTAGCCTCTGTCCCCAGCGCTCCCGGGACTTCTCAGCCATGACCAAGCACCTGCGAACGCACGGGGCCGCACCCTACCGCTGCCCTCTTTGCCAGGCCGGCTGCCCCAGCCTGGCCTCCATGCAGGCGCACATGCGCGGCCACTCGCCCAGTCAGCTCCCGCCGGGATGGACCATTCGCTCCACCTTCCTCTACTCCTCCTCCTCGAGGCCATCTAGGGCCTCGACCTCTCCCAGTAGGCCCTCTTCCTCCACCACCTGA